Proteins from a genomic interval of Ferrovibrio terrae:
- a CDS encoding YciI family protein, whose translation MFVVLLKFSANKAKAGEFMDGHNAWLRQGFADGVFLLAGSIKPGQGGAILAHGATAEDLQQRVNADPFVAGDVVRAEILEIAPSRADERLNFMVA comes from the coding sequence ATGTTTGTCGTGTTGCTGAAATTCTCCGCCAACAAGGCGAAAGCCGGTGAGTTCATGGATGGCCACAATGCCTGGCTCCGCCAGGGTTTTGCCGATGGCGTGTTCCTGCTGGCCGGCAGCATCAAGCCAGGTCAAGGCGGTGCCATTCTCGCACATGGTGCAACAGCAGAGGATTTGCAGCAGCGCGTGAACGCCGACCCCTTCGTGGCCGGGGATGTGGTGCGGGCAGAAATTCTCGAAATCGCACCCTCCAGGGCCGACGAGCGCCTGAATTTCATGGTGGCGTGA
- a CDS encoding MarR family winged helix-turn-helix transcriptional regulator, translating into MLDRLGRLTRELQFADGLNPAQWEALRFLAKANKYSRSPTALADYLGATKGTVSQTLIALESKGLITRCKKTEDRRQVDLCLTDAGQAMLGKDPMQTLEQATLEIADELGSEMVKGLSRLLHDLQTRNQINEFGVCQDCSLFCVNSQAALAALEVKPEAGTCGNTGETIDMAEKTKICVNYKTTN; encoded by the coding sequence TTGCTCGACCGCCTCGGCCGGCTCACCCGCGAATTGCAGTTCGCCGACGGGCTGAACCCGGCCCAGTGGGAAGCCCTGCGCTTCCTCGCCAAGGCCAACAAGTATTCCCGCTCCCCCACCGCGCTGGCCGACTATCTCGGCGCCACCAAGGGGACCGTCTCCCAGACCCTGATCGCGCTCGAGTCCAAGGGGCTGATCACCCGCTGCAAAAAGACCGAGGACCGCCGCCAGGTCGATCTCTGCCTCACCGATGCCGGGCAAGCGATGCTGGGCAAGGATCCGATGCAGACCCTGGAACAGGCGACCCTCGAAATCGCCGATGAACTGGGCTCGGAAATGGTCAAAGGCCTGTCCCGCCTGCTGCATGATCTGCAGACCCGCAACCAGATCAATGAATTCGGCGTCTGCCAGGATTGCTCGCTGTTCTGCGTGAACAGCCAGGCCGCATTGGCCGCGCTGGAGGTCAAGCCGGAGGCCGGCACCTGCGGTAATACCGGCGAGACCATCGACATGGCCGAAAAGACCAAGATCTGCGTCAACTACAAGACGACCAACTAG
- a CDS encoding response regulator, with translation MPKIDYSRLNILLIEDESYTRVITRRILTQIGVRDVAEARDGVEGLGEIVRARPDIIFCDINMGFMDGFQFIEQFRTVTSDDLDRTWIVMLTADGGYENRLKAQGHSVAGYMVKPVSLNQIREQIDSIIANDAELAARVHHGLPVDFGKMRVLIVDDEEIVRQTVKKMLGQFGVTATAEATDGMKGLMEVAKFKPNLILCDVHMKPLGGLKFLEGLRQLNMKGIEDTPVIMITGDSNADTVKEAQALKVSGYLIKPTTTKDLKSRIEHAIRSTPKLFAALRKPMM, from the coding sequence ATGCCCAAGATCGATTATTCGCGACTGAACATTCTGCTGATTGAGGATGAATCCTACACGCGCGTGATCACGCGGCGCATCCTGACGCAGATCGGCGTGCGCGATGTGGCAGAGGCTCGGGATGGCGTAGAGGGCCTGGGCGAGATCGTGCGGGCGCGGCCCGACATCATCTTCTGCGACATCAATATGGGTTTCATGGATGGCTTCCAGTTCATCGAGCAGTTCCGTACCGTCACTAGCGACGATCTTGATCGTACCTGGATTGTCATGCTCACGGCCGATGGCGGTTATGAAAATCGACTGAAAGCGCAGGGGCATTCGGTCGCGGGCTATATGGTGAAGCCGGTCAGCCTCAACCAGATCCGGGAGCAGATCGACAGCATTATCGCTAACGACGCCGAGCTGGCTGCCCGGGTGCATCACGGCCTGCCGGTCGATTTCGGCAAGATGCGCGTATTGATCGTCGATGACGAGGAGATCGTTCGTCAGACAGTCAAGAAAATGCTGGGGCAGTTCGGCGTGACCGCGACGGCGGAAGCGACGGATGGCATGAAAGGCCTGATGGAAGTGGCCAAGTTCAAGCCCAACCTGATCCTCTGCGACGTGCATATGAAGCCGTTGGGCGGCCTGAAATTCCTCGAGGGCCTGCGTCAGCTCAATATGAAGGGTATAGAGGATACGCCGGTCATCATGATCACCGGCGACAGCAACGCGGATACGGTGAAGGAAGCGCAGGCGCTGAAGGTCTCGGGCTACCTGATCAAGCCGACCACGACCAAGGATCTGAAGTCGCGCATCGAGCATGCGATCCGTTCCACGCCAAAACTGTTTGCGGCGCTGCGTAAACCGATGATGTAG
- a CDS encoding RNA polymerase factor sigma-32, whose amino-acid sequence MAIASAPRTLDSADRRYLSTVMTKAMLTEEEELRYARAWRLDGDQKAMQKLVTAYLRLVVATSTRFRNYGLPMPDLIQEGNIGLMLAVNRFDPERGVRFSTYASWWIRSSIQEYVLRNWSIVRSGTSAGQKALFFNLRWLRAKLERAGGGTLTLDDATRDEIATALKVSPKDVTNMAQRLSGKDHSLNETVGGEEGGDAFQDFLVDPGPNPEEIVTSKMDGGLRHVWLTESLQELSPREQMIITERMLNEDKATLEELGGKLGVTKERVRQIETKAFSKLQSAVQRKARQAGEKIAPALEDASHLALA is encoded by the coding sequence ATGGCCATCGCTTCCGCCCCCCGGACTCTCGACAGCGCCGACCGGCGCTACCTGTCCACCGTCATGACCAAGGCCATGCTGACGGAGGAAGAAGAATTACGCTACGCCCGCGCCTGGCGCCTTGATGGAGATCAAAAGGCGATGCAGAAGCTGGTGACGGCTTATCTGCGCCTCGTGGTCGCCACCTCGACCCGTTTCCGCAATTACGGCCTGCCGATGCCCGACCTGATCCAGGAAGGCAATATCGGGCTGATGCTGGCAGTGAACCGCTTCGATCCCGAACGCGGCGTGCGCTTTTCCACCTATGCGTCCTGGTGGATTCGCTCGTCGATCCAGGAATATGTGCTGCGCAACTGGTCGATCGTGCGTTCCGGCACCTCGGCTGGCCAGAAGGCGCTGTTCTTCAACCTGCGCTGGCTGCGCGCCAAGCTGGAGCGGGCCGGTGGCGGCACGCTGACGCTCGACGACGCCACGCGCGATGAAATTGCCACGGCGCTCAAGGTCTCGCCCAAGGACGTGACCAACATGGCGCAGCGCCTGTCGGGCAAGGATCACTCGCTGAACGAGACGGTTGGCGGCGAGGAGGGCGGCGACGCTTTCCAGGATTTCCTGGTCGATCCGGGCCCGAATCCCGAGGAAATCGTCACCTCCAAGATGGACGGCGGCCTGCGCCACGTCTGGCTGACGGAATCGCTGCAGGAGCTCAGCCCGCGCGAACAGATGATCATTACCGAGCGCATGCTGAACGAGGACAAGGCCACGCTGGAAGAGCTTGGCGGCAAGCTTGGCGTGACCAAGGAACGCGTGCGCCAGATCGAGACCAAGGCCTTCAGCAAGCTGCAGTCCGCCGTGCAGCGCAAGGCCCGCCAGGCCGGTGAAAAGATCGCACCGGCGCTGGAGGATGCGAGCCACCTCGCACTGGCCTGA
- a CDS encoding TetR/AcrR family transcriptional regulator — MSEQGTRAEIVEAADGLFYRRGYDHTSFADIAAAVRISRGNFYYHFKTKDEILDAVIARRLVNTRAMLDQWEIAGTTPVARLRSFIDMLIVNRTDIKRYGCPVGTLCTELAKLGHVAKDDAKALFTLFRVWLRRQFELLGRKADADVLAMHLLMRSQGVATLATAFHDEAFMRQEVHQMHAWLDACLVPSKTKKR; from the coding sequence GTGAGCGAGCAAGGAACGCGCGCAGAGATCGTGGAGGCGGCCGACGGGCTGTTCTACCGGCGTGGCTATGACCACACTTCCTTCGCCGATATCGCCGCCGCTGTGCGTATTTCGCGCGGCAATTTCTATTACCATTTCAAAACCAAGGATGAAATCCTGGATGCAGTGATCGCGCGGCGCCTGGTCAATACCCGCGCCATGCTGGATCAGTGGGAGATCGCCGGCACGACACCGGTGGCGCGGCTGCGCAGCTTCATCGACATGCTGATTGTCAACCGGACCGACATCAAACGTTATGGCTGCCCGGTCGGCACGCTCTGCACCGAACTGGCCAAACTTGGTCATGTGGCCAAAGACGATGCGAAAGCACTGTTCACGCTGTTCCGCGTCTGGTTGCGGCGGCAGTTTGAACTGCTCGGCCGGAAGGCCGATGCGGATGTACTGGCGATGCATCTGCTGATGCGCAGTCAGGGCGTGGCGACATTGGCCACAGCCTTCCATGACGAGGCTTTCATGCGTCAAGAAGTGCATCAGATGCATGCCTGGCTCGATGCCTGTCTCGTGCCGTCAAAAACGAAGAAACGCTGA
- a CDS encoding DNA-3-methyladenine glycosylase I → MAGTLPGPDGKPRCRWCSIASEFPAYHDTEWGFPVDDDHHLFEKLCLESFQSGLSWRTILAKRENFRAAFQNFDFNTVARFTPRDVARLLKDEGIVRHRGKIEAVINNARCAQESVTEHGSLAAFFWCHEPDVKSLAKPQTASTSAEAIALSKKLKKLGWAFVGPTTVYAFMQAMGLINDHAEGCVIRAKAEKARKAFKRPVAKRQA, encoded by the coding sequence ATGGCCGGCACGCTTCCTGGCCCCGACGGCAAGCCACGCTGCCGCTGGTGCAGCATCGCGTCGGAATTCCCCGCCTATCACGACACGGAATGGGGCTTTCCGGTCGACGACGACCACCACCTGTTTGAAAAACTCTGTCTGGAAAGTTTTCAGTCGGGCCTGAGCTGGCGCACCATTCTGGCCAAACGCGAGAATTTCCGCGCCGCTTTCCAGAATTTCGATTTCAACACGGTGGCGCGCTTCACGCCGCGCGACGTGGCCCGTTTGCTGAAAGACGAGGGGATCGTGCGTCACCGCGGCAAGATCGAGGCGGTGATCAACAATGCCCGTTGCGCGCAGGAATCAGTGACCGAGCATGGCTCGCTGGCGGCTTTCTTCTGGTGTCACGAACCGGATGTGAAGTCACTGGCCAAGCCGCAGACGGCTTCGACCTCGGCCGAGGCCATCGCGCTGTCGAAAAAACTGAAGAAGCTGGGCTGGGCTTTCGTCGGCCCGACTACGGTCTACGCTTTTATGCAGGCGATGGGGCTGATCAACGATCATGCCGAGGGGTGTGTGATCCGTGCGAAGGCCGAAAAGGCGCGCAAGGCTTTCAAGCGGCCCGTGGCGAAACGCCAAGCCTAG
- a CDS encoding vWA domain-containing protein — MFINFFLELRKAKVPATLREYLTLIEAMDKNVAEYRVEDFYYLSRTTLVKDERNLDKFDRVFSQCFNGLQFAGAGAEITAEIPEEWLRKLAEKVLTPEEMAQIEALGGWDKLMETLKQRLEEQKGRHQGGNKWIGTAGTSPFGAYGYNPEGVRIGQDKSRNRRAVKVWDKREYKNLDDSVELGTRNIKVAMRRLRKFARDGADLELDLPDTIKSTAANAGYLDIKMVPERHNKVKVLLLFDIGGSMDDHIRVTEELFSAARAEFKHMEFFYFHNCVYEKLWKDNRRRHSEFMPTWEMLRTYQQDYKLVFVGDATMSPYEIVQPGGSVEHWNEEAGAAWMQRLLDTYPKAIWLNPVQEKYWDYTPSVGVIRQLMNNRMFPLTLDGLERGMRELNR, encoded by the coding sequence ATGTTCATCAACTTCTTCCTCGAACTGCGCAAGGCCAAGGTGCCCGCCACGCTGCGGGAATACCTCACGCTGATCGAGGCGATGGACAAGAACGTGGCCGAGTATCGCGTTGAGGATTTCTATTATCTCTCGCGCACGACACTGGTGAAGGACGAGCGCAACCTCGACAAGTTTGACCGCGTCTTCAGCCAGTGCTTCAACGGCCTGCAGTTTGCCGGGGCCGGCGCCGAGATCACCGCAGAGATCCCCGAGGAATGGCTGCGCAAGCTGGCCGAGAAGGTGCTCACGCCCGAGGAAATGGCGCAGATCGAGGCGCTGGGTGGCTGGGACAAGCTGATGGAGACGCTGAAGCAGCGCCTCGAAGAGCAGAAAGGCCGTCACCAGGGCGGCAACAAGTGGATCGGCACGGCGGGTACCTCACCCTTCGGTGCCTATGGCTACAATCCCGAAGGCGTGCGCATCGGCCAGGACAAGTCGCGCAACCGCCGCGCCGTGAAGGTGTGGGACAAGCGCGAATACAAGAACCTGGACGACAGCGTCGAGCTCGGCACGCGCAACATCAAGGTGGCGATGCGGCGTTTGCGCAAATTTGCCCGCGACGGTGCCGATCTGGAACTCGACCTGCCCGACACCATCAAGTCGACCGCGGCCAATGCCGGTTATCTCGACATCAAGATGGTGCCCGAGCGGCATAACAAAGTGAAGGTGCTGCTGCTGTTCGATATCGGCGGCTCGATGGACGACCATATCCGAGTCACCGAGGAGCTGTTCTCGGCGGCGCGCGCCGAGTTCAAGCACATGGAATTCTTCTACTTCCACAACTGCGTCTACGAGAAGCTGTGGAAGGACAATCGCCGCCGGCACAGCGAATTCATGCCGACCTGGGAAATGCTGCGCACCTACCAGCAGGATTACAAGCTGGTCTTCGTCGGCGATGCCACGATGAGCCCGTATGAGATCGTGCAGCCGGGCGGCAGCGTGGAACACTGGAACGAGGAAGCCGGCGCGGCCTGGATGCAGCGCCTGCTCGACACCTACCCGAAGGCGATCTGGCTCAACCCGGTGCAGGAAAAATACTGGGATTACACGCCGTCTGTCGGCGTGATCCGCCAGCTCATGAACAACCGCATGTTCCCGCTCACGCTGGACGGGCTGGAACGCGGGATGCGGGAGTTGAATCGCTAG
- the rplM gene encoding 50S ribosomal protein L13 translates to MKTFTAKESEVDKKWLLIDADGLVLGRLASLIAMRLRGKHKAIFTPNCDTGDNIIVINAEKVRVTGRKAANEVFYWHTGHPGGIKGRTIGEGLAGRFPERVILKAVERMLPKESPLARRQLSKLKVYKGAEHPHEAQQPVKLDVAALNPKNKRND, encoded by the coding sequence ATGAAGACCTTCACCGCCAAAGAGTCCGAAGTGGACAAGAAGTGGCTGCTGATCGACGCCGATGGCCTGGTGTTGGGGCGGCTCGCCTCCCTGATCGCCATGCGTCTGCGCGGCAAGCACAAGGCCATTTTCACGCCGAACTGCGATACCGGCGACAACATCATTGTCATCAACGCCGAGAAGGTCCGTGTGACCGGCCGCAAGGCCGCGAACGAGGTCTTCTACTGGCATACCGGTCATCCGGGCGGCATCAAGGGCCGTACCATCGGTGAGGGCCTTGCCGGCCGCTTCCCCGAGCGCGTGATCCTGAAGGCCGTCGAGCGCATGCTGCCGAAGGAGAGCCCGCTGGCTCGCCGCCAGCTCAGCAAGCTCAAGGTCTACAAGGGTGCCGAGCATCCGCATGAGGCGCAGCAGCCCGTGAAGCTGGATGTCGCCGCGCTCAATCCGAAGAACAAGAGGAACGACTAA
- the rpsI gene encoding 30S ribosomal protein S9, which yields MAESRTLADLSLGNAKAAVAATAVEGERKLDKFGRAYATGKRKNAIARVWIKPGTGKFTVNGKESNDYFARPVLRMLLAQPMVVTNRAGQFDIYATVVGGGLSGQAGALRHGISKALTYFEPTLRPALKAQGFLTRDSRVVERKKYGKPKARRSFQFSKR from the coding sequence ATGGCTGAGTCCCGTACACTCGCCGATCTGAGCCTGGGCAACGCCAAGGCCGCCGTCGCCGCCACTGCCGTCGAGGGCGAGCGCAAGCTCGACAAGTTCGGCCGCGCCTACGCCACCGGCAAGCGCAAGAACGCCATCGCGCGCGTCTGGATCAAGCCGGGCACCGGCAAGTTCACCGTGAACGGCAAGGAGAGCAACGATTACTTCGCTCGTCCCGTGCTGCGCATGCTGCTCGCCCAGCCGATGGTCGTGACCAATCGTGCCGGCCAGTTCGACATCTACGCCACCGTCGTCGGCGGCGGCCTTTCGGGCCAGGCCGGCGCGCTGCGTCACGGCATCTCGAAGGCGCTGACCTACTTCGAACCGACGCTGCGTCCGGCGCTGAAGGCGCAGGGCTTCCTGACCCGCGACAGCCGCGTGGTCGAGCGTAAGAAGTACGGTAAGCCGAAGGCTCGCCGCAGCTTCCAGTTCTCGAAGCGCTAA
- a CDS encoding AAA family ATPase produces the protein MKFKGTESYVATNDLKVAVNAAITLERPLLVKGEPGTGKTVLAIEIAKALNAPLLTWHVKSTTKAQQGLYEYDAVSRLRDSQLGDERVKDIRNYIKKGKLWDAFTAPQRPVLLIDEIDKADIEFPNDLLLELDRMEFFVYETNETIKASQRPIIIITSNNEKELPDAFLRRCFFHYIRFPERETMEEIVDVHYPGVQKNLLRDALNVFYDIRETPGLKKKPSTSELLDWLKLLMAEDLPADALRTKDQGKLIPPLAGALLKNEQDVHLFERLAFIARRERN, from the coding sequence ATGAAGTTCAAGGGTACCGAGTCCTACGTCGCCACCAACGACCTCAAGGTGGCGGTGAATGCCGCTATCACGCTGGAGCGGCCGCTGCTGGTGAAAGGCGAGCCGGGCACCGGCAAAACCGTGCTGGCCATCGAGATCGCCAAGGCGCTGAACGCCCCGCTGCTCACCTGGCATGTGAAGTCGACTACCAAGGCACAGCAGGGCCTGTACGAATACGACGCGGTCTCGCGCCTGCGCGACAGCCAGCTCGGCGACGAGCGCGTGAAGGACATCCGCAACTACATCAAGAAGGGCAAGCTGTGGGACGCCTTCACGGCACCGCAGCGCCCGGTTCTGCTGATCGACGAGATCGACAAGGCCGATATCGAATTCCCCAACGATCTGCTGCTCGAACTCGATCGCATGGAATTTTTCGTCTACGAGACGAATGAGACGATCAAGGCGAGCCAGCGGCCGATCATCATCATCACCTCGAACAACGAGAAGGAACTGCCGGACGCCTTCCTGCGCCGCTGCTTCTTCCACTACATCCGCTTCCCAGAGCGCGAGACGATGGAAGAGATCGTCGATGTGCATTATCCGGGCGTGCAGAAGAACCTGCTGCGCGATGCGCTGAATGTCTTCTACGATATCCGCGAGACGCCGGGCCTGAAGAAGAAGCCCTCCACCTCCGAACTGCTCGACTGGCTCAAGCTGCTGATGGCCGAAGACCTGCCGGCCGATGCGCTGCGCACCAAGGACCAGGGCAAGCTGATTCCGCCGCTGGCCGGCGCGCTGCTGAAGAACGAGCAGGATGTGCATCTGTTCGAGCGGCTCGCTTTCATCGCTCGGCGTGAGCGCAATTAG